The region CCAGCAGGTCTCCCGCGTCTACTACGTGCTCTACAACACCATGCACAGCCTGAGCGTGCAGGGCGCGGTCCTCGGCGCCTGGGTCCTGGCGTACGGCTGGGAGTGGGCGCTGCTGGTCCTGCCCATCCATCTCTTCGGGGACCGGGCGCTGTTCGGCAACTTCGCCAAGTCGTTCACCGTGTCCTTCGAGCCGGTTCCGCACCCCGCAGTCCAGGGCCCGCTGCGGGACTTCGCCACCGTCCCCTGGCACCAGGCGGCGGTGCGGTGAGCGCCGCACAGGCGCCGGCCGACACGGAGGCGTACGAGATGCTGCGCCGGTACGGCAGCCACAGCAGCGCCTTCCTCGCGATGAACAGCGGGAACCGCCGCTTCCACACGGACGGTGTCGACGGCTTCGTCCCGTACCGGGAGGCCGGCCGACGACACCTGTTCCAACTGGGCGGACCCGTGTGCGCGGTGGAGGACCGGCCGAGCCTGCTGAGCGCGCTGCTCGCACGGGCCGGCAGTGAGCGACGCCGGGTCGCCGCCGTCCAACTCTCTCGCCCGCAGGCCGAACTGCACGCCGGACACGGCTTCGTCGTCAACCAGTTCGGCGCCTCCTTCAGCATCGCGCTCGACGGATACAGCCTCGGCGGACAGCGCATGGTCAAGGTGCGCAACATGGTCAACCGGGCCCGCAGAGAAGGGGTTTCGGTCGCCGAGGTGCCCGCCGAGGAGCGGGACGGCGCGAAGGTCACCACGGCCCTCGACGCCGTGGACGCCGCCTGGCTGCGCGCCAAGGGCCGACGCGTCAAGGAACTCGAGTTCCTGATCGGCGAACGCGGCGGCCCCGGCGCACCGCACCGGCGCCTGTTCACCGCCGTCCACGAGGGACGGACGGTCGGCTACGTGTCGTACTCACCGGTCTTCGGCGAACACGCCGGCTGGCTGTACGACCTCACACGGCGGCTCCCGGACGCACCGCCCGGCACGGTGGAGCTGCTGTTCGCCACCGCCCTGCGCCAGTTCCAGGACGAGGGCTGCGGCTGGCTGCACCTCGGCTTCACCCCGTTCGTCCAGCTCGGCCCGGACACGGCCGGGCCCGGCCCGACCAGCGCCTTCCTGCACCGCTGCGTGGAGGTGCTGGCGGCCAAGGGGCGCGCCATCTATCCGGCGGCCGCCCAGGAGTCCTTCAAGCTCAAATGGCGCCCACAGCTGATCGAACCGGAGTACCTGGCCTTCCAGGGCCGGGTGAGCCCCGGCGCCGTCTGGCAGCTGATGCGCCTCACCAAGTCGGTCTGACCCGCTCCAGGGTCCCGGCCGTCCGCATGACTCAGAAAGGCTGAAATGACCACATCCATCGAGAAGTTCCCGGTGGAGGCCGACCGGCACCGCGCCCCGGGTCTCCTGGAAGGCGCGCTGCGCACCGAACTGACACCGGAGGGCTGCGACCTCGGCTACTGGTTCCGG is a window of Streptomyces sp. NBC_00271 DNA encoding:
- a CDS encoding DUF2156 domain-containing protein, which encodes MSAAQAPADTEAYEMLRRYGSHSSAFLAMNSGNRRFHTDGVDGFVPYREAGRRHLFQLGGPVCAVEDRPSLLSALLARAGSERRRVAAVQLSRPQAELHAGHGFVVNQFGASFSIALDGYSLGGQRMVKVRNMVNRARREGVSVAEVPAEERDGAKVTTALDAVDAAWLRAKGRRVKELEFLIGERGGPGAPHRRLFTAVHEGRTVGYVSYSPVFGEHAGWLYDLTRRLPDAPPGTVELLFATALRQFQDEGCGWLHLGFTPFVQLGPDTAGPGPTSAFLHRCVEVLAAKGRAIYPAAAQESFKLKWRPQLIEPEYLAFQGRVSPGAVWQLMRLTKSV